The following proteins are co-located in the Gloeocapsa sp. DLM2.Bin57 genome:
- a CDS encoding pyridoxine 5'-phosphate synthase, with protein MPSLGVNIDHIATIRQARRTVEPDPVTAAVLAELGGADGITVHLREDRRHIQDRDVRILRETVRTHLNLEMAPTPEMVSIALSIKPDYVTLVPEKREEITTEGGIDLLSNFERFTEIVDKLQSGGIPVSWFIDADTAQIETAAKTQAQFIELHTGKYAEAQSEITRQQELEVLRLGCEQAIAQGLRINVGHGLTYNNVYPVACLRGVEELNIGHTIISRAVFVGIERAVRDMKLAIKGQL; from the coding sequence ATGCCTAGTTTAGGTGTCAATATAGACCATATCGCTACTATTAGACAAGCCCGACGTACCGTAGAGCCAGATCCCGTTACTGCTGCTGTGTTAGCAGAACTTGGGGGAGCTGATGGCATTACGGTACATTTACGGGAGGATCGCCGTCATATTCAAGATCGCGATGTTCGTATTCTAAGAGAAACGGTACGTACTCATTTAAATTTGGAAATGGCCCCAACTCCAGAAATGGTGAGCATCGCTTTGTCTATTAAACCAGATTATGTTACTCTAGTACCCGAAAAGCGAGAGGAGATTACTACTGAAGGTGGAATCGACCTGTTGAGCAATTTTGAGCGTTTTACTGAGATTGTCGATAAGTTACAAAGCGGGGGAATACCTGTTAGTTGGTTTATTGATGCAGATACAGCCCAAATTGAGACAGCAGCTAAAACTCAGGCTCAATTTATCGAATTACATACGGGTAAATACGCTGAAGCTCAATCAGAAATAACTCGTCAACAAGAGTTAGAAGTGTTGCGCTTAGGTTGTGAACAGGCGATCGCTCAAGGATTGCGGATTAATGTAGGACATGGTTTGACCTATAATAATGTTTATCCCGTTGCTTGTTTAAGGGGTGTTGAAGAGCTTAATATCGGTCATACCATCATTAGTCGTGCGGTTTTCGTTGGTATAGAGCGAGCTGTACGAGACATGAAACTTGCTATCAAAGGACAATTATAA
- a CDS encoding DUF2488 family protein, which yields MTTYYYVLASQKFLLEEEPLDEVLQERIRNYQEQNKEIDFWVVTQPAFLEAPEFAEIKAKVPRESAAIVSTNSTFITWLKLRLEFVITGEFDAPSETIPDPLASLSTTS from the coding sequence ATGACGACATATTATTACGTTTTAGCGAGCCAAAAGTTTTTACTAGAAGAAGAGCCCTTAGATGAGGTATTACAGGAGCGTATCCGTAATTACCAAGAACAAAATAAAGAGATAGACTTTTGGGTAGTGACTCAACCTGCTTTTCTAGAAGCTCCCGAATTCGCCGAAATTAAAGCTAAAGTCCCCCGAGAGTCAGCAGCGATCGTCTCGACTAATTCTACCTTTATTACTTGGCTTAAATTGCGGTTAGAATTTGTGATAACGGGTGAGTTTGACGCTCCCTCGGAAACTATCCCTGACCCGTTAGCTTCTCTATCTACTACAAGTTAA
- a CDS encoding DUF721 domain-containing protein — MSFKPLPQIIQSLEAQPEWESIRLYRRLVESWGQIVDPLVAQHSRPVSLTRRVLWVATANSVWAQTLTFQRYQILQKLNILLPDTVKDLRFNTVNWVKKQTVVKQEVESTKIEHQLTICPRCHCHTPVAELERWSVCAFCIAREWSKSRE; from the coding sequence ATGTCTTTTAAACCTCTACCACAGATTATTCAAAGTCTAGAAGCACAACCAGAATGGGAATCTATTCGACTTTATCGTCGTTTGGTGGAGTCTTGGGGTCAAATTGTTGACCCCTTGGTAGCGCAACATAGTCGCCCTGTCTCTCTAACTCGTCGGGTTCTCTGGGTGGCTACCGCTAATTCTGTTTGGGCGCAAACTTTGACTTTTCAACGTTATCAGATTCTGCAAAAGTTAAATATTCTTCTCCCCGATACTGTCAAGGATTTGCGCTTTAATACGGTTAATTGGGTGAAAAAACAGACTGTAGTTAAGCAGGAGGTTGAGTCAACCAAGATTGAACACCAACTAACTATCTGTCCTCGCTGCCATTGTCATACTCCTGTTGCTGAGTTAGAGCGTTGGTCTGTTTGTGCTTTTTGTATCGCTCGTGAGTGGAGTAAAAGTAGGGAGTAG
- a CDS encoding polyprenyl synthetase family protein, whose amino-acid sequence MVKANEILADNLNSQFDLKTYLESQKSIVEAALDRSLSIRKPEKIYEAMRYSLLAGGKRLRPILCLATCELLGGTTAMALPTACALEMIHTMSLIHDDLPAMDNDDYRRGKLTNHKVYGDDIAILAGDGLLAYAFEYVATQTQDVPPERLLQVITYLSHAVGAEGLVGGQVLDLESEGKNDISAETLTFIHTHKTGALLEACVLSGAVLAGATKEDLEGLAKYAQNIGLAFQIIDDILDITATGEELGKTAGKDLKAQKITYPRLWGLEASRKQAQELIDVAIEQLKPYGIKGEPLKAIANYIITRKN is encoded by the coding sequence ATGGTCAAAGCGAACGAAATACTAGCTGATAATCTCAACTCCCAATTTGACTTAAAAACTTATTTAGAATCCCAAAAAAGCATTGTCGAAGCAGCTTTAGACCGCTCACTCTCTATCCGTAAACCAGAAAAAATCTATGAAGCAATGCGTTACTCTCTGTTAGCAGGAGGTAAACGTTTGCGTCCGATTCTCTGTCTAGCAACTTGTGAACTCTTAGGAGGGACTACAGCCATGGCTTTACCTACAGCCTGCGCTTTAGAAATGATTCACACTATGTCTCTGATCCACGATGATTTACCCGCTATGGATAATGACGATTATCGTCGCGGTAAACTCACTAATCACAAAGTCTATGGCGATGATATCGCGATTTTGGCAGGAGATGGTCTTTTAGCTTATGCTTTTGAATACGTGGCGACTCAAACTCAAGACGTACCCCCAGAAAGACTTTTACAGGTAATTACTTATCTGAGTCACGCAGTAGGTGCAGAAGGGTTAGTAGGTGGTCAAGTTTTGGATTTAGAGTCAGAAGGGAAAAACGATATTTCCGCAGAAACTCTCACCTTTATTCATACTCATAAAACCGGCGCTTTGTTAGAAGCTTGTGTACTCTCAGGTGCAGTACTCGCAGGAGCAACTAAAGAAGATTTAGAAGGTTTAGCTAAATACGCTCAAAATATTGGTCTAGCTTTTCAAATCATCGATGATATTCTCGATATTACGGCTACAGGGGAAGAATTAGGTAAAACCGCAGGTAAAGACCTCAAAGCTCAAAAAATTACTTACCCTCGATTATGGGGTTTAGAAGCTTCTCGAAAACAAGCCCAAGAACTCATAGACGTAGCCATCGAGCAATTGAAGCCCTATGGGATTAAAGGTGAGCCTTTAAAAGCGATCGCTAATTACATTATTACTCGTAAAAATTAA
- a CDS encoding divergent PAP2 family protein encodes MEEFATIFDNQVLLVSLIACVSAQVLKVLIELIRNGKVTITYLFTTGGMPSAHSALVGGLATSVGILTGWSSTEFAIACLFAVIVMYDAAGIRQAAGKQARVINQMLDNFLKDGKQFDEEKLRELLGHTPFQVFVGLALGIFIAFVALPIV; translated from the coding sequence ATGGAGGAATTCGCTACCATCTTTGACAATCAGGTCTTATTAGTCTCTCTAATCGCCTGTGTATCAGCTCAAGTTTTAAAAGTGCTGATTGAGTTAATTAGAAATGGTAAGGTTACTATAACGTACTTGTTTACTACTGGGGGTATGCCTAGTGCTCACTCAGCTTTAGTGGGAGGTTTAGCTACATCCGTAGGCATATTAACAGGGTGGTCATCTACCGAATTTGCGATCGCCTGTTTATTCGCTGTGATTGTCATGTATGATGCAGCGGGTATTCGTCAAGCTGCGGGTAAACAAGCCCGCGTTATCAACCAAATGTTGGATAATTTCTTAAAAGATGGTAAACAGTTTGACGAAGAAAAGCTGAGAGAATTACTAGGACATACACCCTTTCAAGTCTTTGTGGGTTTAGCCCTAGGTATTTTTATCGCTTTTGTGGCTCTGCCCATAGTTTAA